GATCGTGTGGCGATCGCCGGACCGCGAGCGTCGGACGGCTGCCGCGGTGACCGTCACGGCGACGGACTGATGCCGGCGGACGGGTCGAGGAGGCCGGCGACCAGGGCGGCGAACTCGTCGGGGGCGGCGAGGCGGACGCCGAGGGCCTCGGCCTTGGCGCGCTTGGACCCGGCGCCCTCCCCGGCCACCACGAGAGAGGTCTTCCCGGAGACGCTGGAGGAGGAGCGGCCGCCGGCCCGTTCGATGAGTTCGTTCATCTGATTGCGGCTCAGCTTCTCCAGCGCTCCGGTCATCGCGCCGGTGACGACCACGGTCATCCCGGCCAGCGGACCGCCCGCCGCGTCGGCGCCTTCCGCGCCTTGCATGCCTTCCGTGTCTTTCGTGCCGTCGTCTTCGCCCTCGTCGGCTGCCGCGGCTGTGCGGGGCACGGGCGGGGTGGCGCCCGGTTCGGTCATGTTCACCCCGGCCGCGACGAGTTTGTCGATGAGCGGGGCCAGTTCGGCGAGTTCGGCGACGATCGACGGGGCCTTCTCGACGCCGATGCCCTCGACCTGCCGGATCCCCTCGGCGTCGGCGGCGCGGAGATGGTCCATGGTGGCGAAGTGCCGGGCGATGCGCCGCGACATCGAACGGCCGGTGCCGCGCACGCCCAGCGCGCACAGCACCCGCGACAGCGGCTGCGCCCTGGCGGCGGCGAGCGCGGCCAGCAGGTTGTCGGTGCTGGTCTCCCCCATCCGCTCGAGGCCCAGCAGCTGGTCCCGGGTCAGGGTGAAGAGGTCGGCGAGGTCCGCGACCAGTCCGGCGTCGACGAGCTGGACGACCCGGGTGTGGCCGAGGCCCTCGATGTCGAGCTGGTCGCGCCCGGCCGCGTAGGACAGGGAGGCGACGAGATGGCAGTTGCGGCCGTTCTCGCAGCGCCAGCGCTGCTCGCTGGTGTCGATGCCCGACCCGCACCGCGGACACGTCTCGGGGAACAGGATGGGCTGCTCCTCCCCGGTGCGCAGATGGGCGACGGGCGCCTCGATGCGCGGGATGACGTCACCGGCCCGGTGGACCATGACCCGGTCGCCGAGGCGCAGGTCCCGGCGGGTGATGTCGGCCGGGTTGTGCAGGGTGGCGTAGGTGATGGTGGAGCCCTCGATCTCCACCGGCTCCAGGACGGCGCGCGGCGCGATGACGCCGGTGCGGCCCACGTTCCACTCCACCGCCAACAGTCGGGTGATCTTCTCCACGGCCCGCAGCTTGAAGGCGATCGCCCAGCGCGGGGCCCGTGAACCGGATCCGGCCGCCGCCTGGTCGGCGGCCAGGTCGGCCTTGACGACGATCCCGTCGATCCCGAACGGCAGCGCGGCGCGCAGCGCGGCCGTCTCCTCGACCCGGGTCAGGACCTCGTCGACGGTGGCCGCGGTGATGCCGGGCACGGCGGTGGCGGCCGTGGTGTTCACGCCCAGCGCCGCGGCCTCGGTCATGAGGTCGCTGTGCGCGCTCTCCCGCAGACGCTCGGCGAGTGCCGGGTCGCTGTCGGCGAGAGGCAGCAGGCCGTAGCCGAAGAACGTCATCGGGACGGTGTAGGCGCGTTCCCTGGCGCGCAGGGTGCCCGCGGCGGCGTTGCGGGGGTTGGCGAACGGTGCTCCGCCGTGCGCGGTGCGCACCTCGTTGGCGTGCTCGAACTGGGCGTTCGTCATGAGGACTTCGCCGCGCACCTCCACCGTGAGCGGCTGCGCCAGTTCGGCCGGCAGACCCTCCACGGTGCCGATCGCGTGCGAGACGTCCTCCCCGGCCGTCCCGTCGCCGCGGGTGACGAGCTGTGTCAGCCGGCCCTGCCGGTAGCGGGCCGCGATCGCCAGCCCGTCGAGCTTGGGCTCCACGCTGAACCGGGTGACCTCGCGGCCGATGCGTCTGGTCAGCGAGACGGTCCACGCCGTGAACTCCTCGGGCGAGAACACGTTGTCCAGGCTCAGCATCGCCACCGTGTGCGGGACGTCGCCCACCACGGCCCCGCCGGCGACCTTCCCCGTCGGCGAGTCGGCCAGCGTCTGCTCCGGGTGCTCGGCCTCCCAGGCCGCGATGGACCGCACCAGCCGGTCGTAGTCGTCGTCGTCGAGCCCCGACGTGCCGGCCGCGTAGTACGCCGCCGACGCCTTCACCGCGTCCTCGACCGCCTGCGCGTAGGCGGCGGCGTCCCCGATCACTGCACCACGTGTTGTCATGCAGGCATCCTGCCCGCCACCACTGACAACGCCCTGGAGCGCCGCTGCCGCGGCCGCCCCCGGGAGGCGCGGACCGGTGCCTGCGATGGCCGGCCGTGCGTCAGCGATCTTCGCAACTGGACTTGGGACCAGCGCATTTGACGCATCATCATAGAGTGAGTCAGGGTGCGTGGCGGCTCCCCTTCCCCGTCGCGCGGCCGGAGCCCCCACTGGAAAGGCACGACCCTGCGGAACGAACCGCACAGCGCCACCCCCGACCCGTCCGCCGCCCTGCCCTCCCCCCGCCGGTCGGCGTTCTCGCCCGCCGCCGACGTCATCGGCACGGAACTCGACCTGCGGATGACCTCCGACCATCTGGTGCACGCGCTGACCCCCGGGTTCTGCGACGCGGCCTCGGTGTACCTGCTGGAGCGCTGGCGTCTGGAGGAGAACGCGCGCGTCCGCGCGGACGCGCCCCGGGTCGAGGTGCGCCGGACGGCGCTGCGCGTCGGGCCCGGCGCGCTGGCGGACTGGGAGGCCGCGTTGCCGGTGGGCGAGATGGTCGCCCACTCCCGCCGGACGCCCTACGCCCGCGTCCTCGCCGACGGACAGGCGCGGGTGCTCGACGCGGTGGACCCGCACACGTCCGGGCGGCTCGCCGGTCCGCGCGGCGGCGACGCGCGCGCCGGCGACCTGCTGCGCGTGACGTCGTTCCTGGTGGTCCCGCTGCGACTGCGGGACAAGCCCATCGGCTTCGTCAACTGCACGCGGGGACCGGGCCGGCCGGCGTTCGGCACGGCCGACGTGGCCGCCGTGGAGGCGCTGGCCGCACGGACCGCCGTCGCCCTGGACAACGCGCGCCGGTACGAGCGTGAGCGGCGCACCGCGCTCGCCATCCGCAACAGCCTGCCGTCCGGCGCCGCCGAGGAGTTCGGAGGCTGCCGCGCCGCCCACGGCTGTCTGCCGGCCGGGCACGGCAATCTCGTCGGCGGCGACTGGTCCGACGTGTTGCGGCGGCCCGGCGACCGGGTCAGTCTGATCGTCGGGGACGCGATGGGACACGGTCCCGAGTCCGCCGTCGCGATGATCCAACTCCGCACCGCCGTGCGGACCCTGGCGGCACTGGACATCCCCGCGGCCGACCTCGTGGGACGACTCGACGCGCTCGCCGGGGACTCCCCCGGGGTCTCCTTCGCCACCTGCATCTACGCCGAGTGGGACGCCCGGCGGCGCACCTGCACCCTGGTGGGGGCCGGCCATCCTCCCCCACTGCTGCGCGGCCCGCGGGGCCGGACCGCGCCCGTCGCGCTGGCCGGGGCGGGTCTGCCCCTCGGACTTGGCGCGGGCAGCTACGAGGAGACCGTGCTGAGCGTGCCCGACCCCTCCCTGCTGGTCCTCTACAGCGACGGTCTGGTCGAGTCCCGCGACGCCGACATCGACCACGAGATCACCCGCCTGGCGCGCACCGTGGACGCGGCCGTCGCCGAACCCGTGGACGGCGCCGCGCAGGACGCGCTGCCGTCCCTGTGCCGACGGCTCCTGCACGCAGCGTCGGGCACGGCCGGAGCCGACGACCGCACCCTGCTGCTCGCCGAACTGACGCCCTCGGGTCGCTGACGCCCGGCCGAACGCCAGGAAGCAGCCGCGCCCGAGGTGTGCGCTCAGTCCGCCAGGGTCGCCCACACCGCGTTGCCGCCGGTGAGTGTGGACCGGTCCACACCCCAGGACTGGGACAGCTGCTCCACGAGGAGCAGGCCGCGGCCGCCCTCGTCGTCGGGGCCGGGTTCGCAGCGCGGCAGGCCGCGGCCCGTGCGGTCGTGGTCGTGCACCTCCAGACGCAGGCATCCCTCGGTGACGAGGCCGACCCCGCACAGGAACCGGGTGCCGAGGGTGTGCCGTACGGCGTTGGTGGCCAGTTCCGAGACGAGCAGGGCGGCGTCCGCGCACACCTCGCCCGGCAACCGCCACGCGGTCAGCCACATGGTCATGGAGCGGCGGGCGATGGACACGCTGGAGCGGTGCGCGGGAAGTTCGAGCCAGTGCGTCCGGTCCGGGCTCCAGGTGTCTAAGAACTGGGGGGAGGTCGCGTGGGGGGACACGGTGGTCGCCTTCCGTGGGGGACGGGAGCAGCCAGAGGCCGGGGAAGGTGAGCAAAGGGCCCGGAAGAAGGGGACGTTGTGGACGGGCCCTGCGCCGGTGAACTGTCGAGCGAGCCAACTCACGCGGGGATGGCGGAGCTTGACGGGGGAACGCTCGAGTTCGGCGGCGCGCTTCACACAAGTAACTATGCTCGCAACGAAGTTCAAGCTGCAACCGACTGCCTGATAATTTCAGCAAGCCGATATCCGTCTGGCCGCTTCAGTATGCCGCTGCCAGACTCGCGGCGGTGTCTCTCCCCAGGAGGTAGGCGTGAGCGAAGGCCGTTCGGGCGCGGGCAGCCCCAGTGCGCCCACCGTGCTGCGCATGATCCTCGG
The window above is part of the Streptomyces sp. NBC_00425 genome. Proteins encoded here:
- the ligA gene encoding NAD-dependent DNA ligase LigA; translated protein: MTTRGAVIGDAAAYAQAVEDAVKASAAYYAAGTSGLDDDDYDRLVRSIAAWEAEHPEQTLADSPTGKVAGGAVVGDVPHTVAMLSLDNVFSPEEFTAWTVSLTRRIGREVTRFSVEPKLDGLAIAARYRQGRLTQLVTRGDGTAGEDVSHAIGTVEGLPAELAQPLTVEVRGEVLMTNAQFEHANEVRTAHGGAPFANPRNAAAGTLRARERAYTVPMTFFGYGLLPLADSDPALAERLRESAHSDLMTEAAALGVNTTAATAVPGITAATVDEVLTRVEETAALRAALPFGIDGIVVKADLAADQAAAGSGSRAPRWAIAFKLRAVEKITRLLAVEWNVGRTGVIAPRAVLEPVEIEGSTITYATLHNPADITRRDLRLGDRVMVHRAGDVIPRIEAPVAHLRTGEEQPILFPETCPRCGSGIDTSEQRWRCENGRNCHLVASLSYAAGRDQLDIEGLGHTRVVQLVDAGLVADLADLFTLTRDQLLGLERMGETSTDNLLAALAAARAQPLSRVLCALGVRGTGRSMSRRIARHFATMDHLRAADAEGIRQVEGIGVEKAPSIVAELAELAPLIDKLVAAGVNMTEPGATPPVPRTAAAADEGEDDGTKDTEGMQGAEGADAAGGPLAGMTVVVTGAMTGALEKLSRNQMNELIERAGGRSSSSVSGKTSLVVAGEGAGSKRAKAEALGVRLAAPDEFAALVAGLLDPSAGISPSP
- a CDS encoding PP2C family protein-serine/threonine phosphatase, whose amino-acid sequence is MTSDHLVHALTPGFCDAASVYLLERWRLEENARVRADAPRVEVRRTALRVGPGALADWEAALPVGEMVAHSRRTPYARVLADGQARVLDAVDPHTSGRLAGPRGGDARAGDLLRVTSFLVVPLRLRDKPIGFVNCTRGPGRPAFGTADVAAVEALAARTAVALDNARRYERERRTALAIRNSLPSGAAEEFGGCRAAHGCLPAGHGNLVGGDWSDVLRRPGDRVSLIVGDAMGHGPESAVAMIQLRTAVRTLAALDIPAADLVGRLDALAGDSPGVSFATCIYAEWDARRRTCTLVGAGHPPPLLRGPRGRTAPVALAGAGLPLGLGAGSYEETVLSVPDPSLLVLYSDGLVESRDADIDHEITRLARTVDAAVAEPVDGAAQDALPSLCRRLLHAASGTAGADDRTLLLAELTPSGR
- a CDS encoding ATP-binding protein; the encoded protein is MSPHATSPQFLDTWSPDRTHWLELPAHRSSVSIARRSMTMWLTAWRLPGEVCADAALLVSELATNAVRHTLGTRFLCGVGLVTEGCLRLEVHDHDRTGRGLPRCEPGPDDEGGRGLLLVEQLSQSWGVDRSTLTGGNAVWATLAD